Part of the Chlamydiales bacterium genome is shown below.
ATTGCGACAATAATTGGTGTAAGTCTTGGAACTGTAATAGGTTTTGCTGAAAATGTAAAAGTAAAGATTGTGCACATGTTAACTACAGCGTATGTCACGTTGTTTAGAGGCACACCGATGCTTGTGCAGATTCTTTTTGTTTACTATGTGTTGCCCCAATTTGGGGTTACGATTGCGCCCTTTTGGTCGGCAAGCCTTGCAATAGGTCTGAATAGCGCAGCCTACATTAGTCAAGTTGTACGCTCTGGTATTAATGCAGTGCCAAAGGGGCAAGTGGAAGCAGCTCACACGCTTGGCTTTGGACCCTTTACAACGATTCGCCTTATTGTGTTTCCACAGGCACTGCGTGTTTCCTTGCCATCTCTTGGTAATGAACTTGTCACTTTGATAAAGGATTCTAGCTTAGCGTCTATTATTGGTGTTATGGAACTCTCAAAAGAGGCTTCTATTATTCGTAGTAGAACGTATGATGCATTTTCGATTCTCTTAGCTGTTGCATTGATTTATCTTGCACTGACAGCTACAGCTTCGTTTTTTATGAAAAAATTTGAGAGGGCATTGAAAGTTGATGTTTAAAGTAGAAAATTTATCTAAAAGTATTGGTGGAAAGAAGATTTTGTCTAATATTACCTTTGAAGTAGATCATGGGCAGATCGCCGTATTTTTGGGTGGGTCTGGAGTGGGTAAGTCAACTCTTTTGCGCGTACTTAACCATTTAGAAACTTATGATAGTGGCTCATTTTCATTAGATAATGTTCTTTTGAATCTAGCCCAGGTGAATAAAGAGCATATCATGGGAATGGTGTTTCAGAGTTTTAACTTATTTGAGCACTTAAGTGTAGAGGAAAATATCATTCTTGCTTTAGTTAAATTAAAAGAAAAAAGTCCTCAAGAAGCCTCATTGATAACGCAAGGATTGCTTGAGCGTTATGGTCTGGATCATAAAGCAAAATCG
Proteins encoded:
- a CDS encoding amino acid ABC transporter permease translates to MIDFDLIWESVPALLHGALMSLLIASIATIIGVSLGTVIGFAENVKVKIVHMLTTAYVTLFRGTPMLVQILFVYYVLPQFGVTIAPFWSASLAIGLNSAAYISQVVRSGINAVPKGQVEAAHTLGFGPFTTIRLIVFPQALRVSLPSLGNELVTLIKDSSLASIIGVMELSKEASIIRSRTYDAFSILLAVALIYLALTATASFFMKKFERALKVDV
- a CDS encoding ATP-binding cassette domain-containing protein is translated as MFKVENLSKSIGGKKILSNITFEVDHGQIAVFLGGSGVGKSTLLRVLNHLETYDSGSFSLDNVLLNLAQVNKEHIMGMVFQSFNLFEHLSVEENIILALVKLKEKSPQEASLITQGLLERYGLDHKAKSSVHKLSGGQKQRVAIARTVALNPKIICFDEPTSALDPRLTKQVAKYIEELAAQGRIVLLATHDINLIRYFPCTLFLMQEGSIVESVSNSEYHAEPSKYPKLCAFLN